The proteins below come from a single Streptomyces sp. M92 genomic window:
- a CDS encoding PadR family transcriptional regulator — translation MSLKYAVLAALLEGEASGYELSKVFDVSLANFWPATPQQLYRELERLAGDGLIEARTVPQERRPTKRLFSLTAAGREQLGAFAAEPTRRPTAVRDEFLIKMQAMDGVDPERVRALVEERRAWALGKLARYERVRERLLDGRTEEEHLRESERVGPYLTLLAGITFERENAGWCERVLAVLRERRAPAGPTGQARGPV, via the coding sequence ATGTCTCTCAAGTACGCCGTCCTGGCCGCCCTGCTGGAGGGCGAGGCCTCGGGCTACGAGCTGTCCAAGGTGTTCGACGTCTCGCTCGCCAACTTCTGGCCGGCCACGCCGCAGCAGCTCTACCGCGAGCTGGAGCGCCTCGCGGGCGACGGACTCATCGAGGCCAGGACGGTGCCGCAGGAGCGCCGGCCCACCAAGCGGCTCTTCTCGCTCACGGCGGCCGGCCGCGAGCAGTTGGGCGCCTTCGCCGCCGAGCCGACCCGGCGTCCCACCGCCGTCCGCGACGAGTTCCTGATCAAGATGCAGGCCATGGACGGCGTCGATCCGGAGCGGGTCCGCGCGCTGGTGGAGGAACGCAGGGCCTGGGCCCTGGGCAAACTCGCCCGCTACGAACGGGTCCGCGAGCGCCTCCTGGACGGCCGCACCGAGGAGGAGCACCTGCGGGAGTCCGAACGCGTCGGGCCCTACCTCACCCTGCTCGCCGGGATCACGTTCGAGCGGGAGAACGCCGGCTGGTGCGAGCGCGTCCTCGCGGTGCTCCGGGAGCGGCGCGCCCCGGCGGGCCCGACCGGGCAGGCCCGAGGGCCTGTCTGA
- a CDS encoding nuclear transport factor 2 family protein, whose translation MRAFRAAVEAHDLDAVEALLAEDVVFTSPVVFKPYRGKAITAAILRAVTRVFEDFRYERVIGEADGRDHALVFTARVGDREIGGCDLLHLDEDGRIDELTVMVRPLSGARALQAAMGAQFERIAREAQEAEARPGT comes from the coding sequence ATGCGGGCATTCCGTGCGGCGGTCGAGGCCCACGACCTCGACGCCGTCGAAGCACTGCTGGCCGAGGACGTGGTCTTCACCAGTCCCGTGGTGTTCAAGCCCTACCGCGGAAAGGCGATCACGGCGGCGATCCTGCGTGCGGTCACCCGCGTCTTCGAGGACTTCCGCTACGAACGCGTCATCGGCGAGGCGGACGGCCGGGACCACGCACTGGTCTTCACGGCACGGGTGGGCGACCGCGAGATCGGCGGCTGCGACCTCCTGCACCTCGACGAGGACGGACGGATCGACGAGTTGACGGTGATGGTACGACCGCTGTCGGGCGCGCGGGCGCTGCAGGCGGCGATGGGCGCGCAGTTCGAGCGGATCGCCCGGGAGGCGCAGGAGGCGGAGGCGCGTCCGGGAACCTGA
- the rho gene encoding transcription termination factor Rho produces MTTTLEHPPACQSPAETVSGVLDIDAGGKGHLRGPSLQPEPADLSVSPALIRRHGLRKGDLVEGVRGDRRALSDVVRVGGRAPDRQGGRRRFGDLTPLHPHTRLRLEHPAAGATGRLVDLLAPVGKGQRGLIVAPPKTGKTVLLQQIAAAVAGNHPGSRLMVVLLDERPEEVTDMRRAVRGEVYASTFDRGAKQHIALADLVIERAKRLVEAGEDVVVLLDSLTRLCRAHNNAASSGGRTLSGGVDAGALLGPKRFFGAARQVEEGGSLTILATALVETGSRADDFYFEELKSTGNMELRLSRELAARRVFPAVDLTGSGTRREELLLSPAESAAVTGLRRALRTRDGQSGLETLLERMRRTPDNATFLRTVQPTLPAD; encoded by the coding sequence ATGACCACCACACTCGAACACCCCCCTGCATGTCAGTCCCCGGCCGAGACCGTGAGCGGTGTCCTCGACATCGACGCGGGCGGCAAGGGACATCTGCGAGGCCCGAGCCTGCAGCCCGAGCCGGCCGACCTGTCCGTCTCCCCCGCGCTGATCCGCCGTCACGGCCTGCGCAAGGGCGACTTGGTCGAGGGCGTGCGCGGCGACCGCCGCGCCCTGTCCGACGTCGTCCGGGTGGGCGGCCGCGCCCCCGACCGGCAGGGCGGCCGGCGCCGCTTCGGCGACCTGACGCCGCTGCACCCGCACACGCGGCTGCGGCTCGAACACCCGGCGGCCGGAGCGACCGGGCGCCTCGTCGACCTGCTCGCCCCGGTGGGCAAGGGGCAGCGCGGCCTGATCGTGGCCCCGCCGAAGACCGGCAAGACCGTCCTCCTCCAGCAGATCGCCGCCGCGGTCGCCGGCAACCATCCCGGCTCCCGCCTCATGGTGGTGCTCCTGGACGAGCGCCCCGAGGAAGTCACCGACATGCGCCGGGCCGTGCGGGGCGAGGTGTACGCCTCGACCTTCGACCGCGGCGCCAAGCAGCACATCGCGCTCGCCGACCTCGTGATCGAGCGGGCCAAGCGGCTGGTCGAGGCCGGCGAGGACGTCGTCGTCCTCCTGGACTCCCTCACCCGGCTGTGCAGGGCGCACAACAACGCCGCCTCCTCCGGCGGCCGCACCCTCAGCGGCGGGGTCGACGCCGGTGCGCTGCTCGGGCCCAAGCGGTTCTTCGGCGCCGCCCGGCAGGTCGAGGAGGGCGGCTCGCTCACCATCCTCGCCACCGCCCTGGTGGAGACCGGCTCGCGCGCCGACGACTTCTACTTCGAGGAGCTCAAGAGCACCGGCAACATGGAGCTGCGGCTCAGCCGCGAGCTCGCCGCCCGGCGCGTCTTCCCCGCCGTGGACCTGACCGGTTCCGGCACCCGCCGCGAGGAACTGCTGCTGTCCCCCGCGGAGTCGGCCGCCGTGACCGGGCTGCGGCGGGCCCTGCGGACCCGGGACGGGCAGTCCGGTCTGGAGACGCTGCTGGAGCGGATGCGCCGGACCCCGGACAACGCGACGTTCCTGCGCACCGTCCAGCCGACGCTGCCCGCCGACTGA
- a CDS encoding D-alanyl-D-alanine carboxypeptidase family protein codes for MTIGFSSRAVRATCVLCAAGLLTLMPAAAAARAERPDPGPPGGPRAAAPGQALLYRSGTQVRPLRGAPEVPDVSALSWVVADAGTGEVLAAHDAHRKLPPASTLKTLFALTVLPVLPGGIRHEVNADELSGIGPGSSLVGVVEGRTYRVSDLWNGVFLNSGNDAVHVLASLTGGWRATAARMQAEARALGARDTHVRSPDGYDAPGQVSSAYDLAVFGRAGLRNPDFARYCKKIDAMFPGRDGDSYGIMNTNRLLTGADGVEPYPGLIGIKNGYTSNAGNTLIAAARRDGRTLVVTVMNPQEGGGHAVYEEARALLDWGFEADGRVDPVGSLAPASARPRPGPGAVPASVTTARPAPDDAGWAETGAIVGVAGLGAGAMALALRLKLVRVEKD; via the coding sequence ATGACTATCGGATTCTCATCCCGGGCGGTTCGCGCCACCTGTGTGCTCTGCGCGGCCGGGCTGCTGACGCTCATGCCCGCCGCCGCGGCCGCCCGCGCGGAACGGCCGGACCCCGGTCCGCCCGGCGGACCACGGGCCGCGGCGCCCGGGCAGGCGCTCCTGTACCGCTCCGGTACCCAGGTCCGGCCCCTGCGGGGCGCACCCGAGGTCCCCGATGTCTCCGCGCTGTCCTGGGTGGTGGCCGACGCCGGCACCGGCGAGGTGCTGGCCGCGCACGACGCGCATCGCAAGCTGCCGCCGGCCAGTACCCTCAAGACCCTGTTCGCCCTCACGGTGCTGCCGGTCCTGCCGGGCGGCATCCGCCACGAGGTGAATGCGGACGAACTGTCCGGCATCGGCCCCGGAAGCAGCCTGGTGGGTGTCGTGGAAGGACGTACGTACCGGGTCTCCGACCTGTGGAACGGCGTCTTCCTGAACTCCGGCAACGACGCGGTCCACGTCCTCGCCTCGCTCACCGGCGGCTGGCGCGCCACGGCCGCCCGCATGCAGGCGGAGGCCCGGGCCCTGGGCGCTCGTGACACCCACGTGCGCTCCCCCGACGGCTACGACGCGCCGGGACAGGTGTCGTCGGCGTACGACCTCGCGGTCTTCGGCCGGGCGGGCCTCAGGAACCCGGACTTCGCCCGGTACTGCAAGAAGATCGACGCGATGTTCCCCGGCCGCGACGGGGACTCGTACGGGATCATGAACACCAACCGGCTGCTCACCGGGGCGGACGGCGTGGAGCCGTACCCGGGGCTGATCGGCATCAAGAACGGCTACACCAGCAACGCCGGCAACACCCTCATCGCGGCGGCCCGCCGCGACGGACGGACCCTGGTGGTGACCGTGATGAACCCGCAGGAGGGCGGCGGCCACGCCGTGTACGAGGAGGCCCGCGCCCTGCTCGACTGGGGATTCGAGGCGGACGGCCGCGTCGACCCGGTGGGATCGCTGGCGCCCGCTTCCGCCCGCCCCCGGCCGGGCCCCGGGGCCGTACCGGCGTCGGTCACGACGGCCCGGCCGGCCCCGGACGACGCGGGCTGGGCGGAGACCGGTGCGATCGTGGGCGTCGCCGGACTCGGCGCGGGCGCCATGGCACTGGCCCTGCGGCTCAAGCTGGTCCGGGTGGAGAAGGACTGA